The Halodesulfovibrio sp. DNA segment AATCCAGCATGATTTCGATCAAAAATCATATCTCAGATTCATTTGATTTGCGCGGCGCAAGTCTTGGAAACCTTGTGCTTACAGCTGGGTATCTTGATAACGGACGCCAGCTAGCACCTGTCATTTACCTTTTTTCTAAGTTGGCAGAAGTCCGTGGCATCGTACGCCCTATTGCCAATGCCACAGCTCAGCTTGCAGTATCTCTTGCTGACAACCGGACTGTCATCGGGCAGCACCTTATTACAGGTAAAGAAACAGCCCCACTCTCAACAAAAATTAAAAATATCTGGCTTGCAGAATCACAGGAATCCCCAAAACATGTTTCGCTTTCTATCTCAAGCCGCACCAGTGCGCTCATTAATGAAGCTGAACTAATCTGCTATCCGATGGGGAGTTTTTACTCCAGCGTTATTGCCAACCTGCTACCACAAGGTGTGGGAACAAGCATAGCTCAGACCAAGTGTCCTAAAGTATTTATTCCTAACACAGGAACTGACGTGGAACTTGTAGGACATACACTTTCTGAACAGATCGAAACCCTTCTTTTCCATCTAAAAAAAGACAACGCATCTACCATTACCACAAATGATGTGCTGAATCTTATCGTGCTTGATTCTGATTCAACGCGGTATAATGGCTCAATCAACAATGATATGCTCTCGCGTGAGGGAATTAGTGTGGTATCGTATGATTTGATTACAAACCAAAGCTCACCATATATTGATGCCGCAGTGCTAAACCGGATTCTCTTATCTCTTTGCTAGCACTGCCAGCATGAGGAGAGAATATGGAAAAAAAGAAAATCCACATTTCCGGCACAATGCCTTGTACGCTTGCAGTATCGCATCTTGACTGTTTTTTAGACGGACTGAAAAGCGGAGCTGTTGTTGTCGAAGAAGGTGACAAAAAAATAGTCCTGAATCCCCACTCAGAAGTTGATCTGGATATTGAAGCCCGCACTAAAAAAGATATGCAGCGTCTTGTTATTACCATGGAGTGGTGCACATCTGAAACATGCTCCCGTAAACATGACAAGCACAGACAGAAACATTCCCACGGCGACGATACGCACGAACATCATCACGAAGAACTCAGCGGTTCATACGCACACCATGAAGAACGTCCGCACCAGCATGACGAGCATGGATTCCATTCCCACCACCATTGTCACGGCAAAGATGAACATCAATTATGTCATACCCATGAACATGCTGATGGGCATCATGATTTGCATCAACAAACAGGATGCTGCGAAGATATAGAGCACGAACCGCACAAAGGATGCTGCTCAAAACACAACTTCGGCTCAGTGTATCCTTACGGGCACGAAGCACACGAGCATGGATACAAAGGCTGCTGTGAAGGCATAAAACATACACCGCACGAAGGTTGCTGCGCAGAACACGATTACGGAAACGGGCACGGGAAAGGCAAAGCCAAGGGTGGTGGCAAATCCGGAAAAAAGTACTAGCCGGAGAATCCGGCATTTCCCAAAACGAGTTGCGTATTCTTCAGGGTAACGGATACAAAATATGGCACAAGGGACGCTCTACGTTCTTCGATCATAAGCATCCACCGCATTATGCGCCCCATAAAATGTTCCATGGAGTGCAGACCCACCACAAACCACACGGTAAAGGTGAAAACTACCATCGTAAAGATCACACAAGTGTTGCACCGCAACCTCGTGATAAAAAATAATAAGAAAAGGCTCCTTCAAATGAAGGAGCCTTTTTGAGTACACATGCGAAGCACCAACGCTCCGCATCAAGCATTGTAAAAACTATAAGTAGCTGGCTACGACAATAACAATACCGCAGACAAAGCTGGCAACAAGCGCAGGCTTACCACCAAATGCACGGAATGCTTTATTCTGACCTGCTGCACGCATTTTCCAAGCCATTGCGCATGGAA contains these protein-coding regions:
- a CDS encoding GAK system CofD-like protein; its protein translation is MPTIVITRRVSVPDPQKIERYRTAPQNGPRILFFSGGTALQNVSRDIIKYTHNSIHLITPFDSGGSSAVLRNEFSMPAVGDIRNRLMSLADDSVLGNPEIYDFFTHRLDKTATQQELRNELKELSEGHHPLILAVPYPMRKLIQSSMISIKNHISDSFDLRGASLGNLVLTAGYLDNGRQLAPVIYLFSKLAEVRGIVRPIANATAQLAVSLADNRTVIGQHLITGKETAPLSTKIKNIWLAESQESPKHVSLSISSRTSALINEAELICYPMGSFYSSVIANLLPQGVGTSIAQTKCPKVFIPNTGTDVELVGHTLSEQIETLLFHLKKDNASTITTNDVLNLIVLDSDSTRYNGSINNDMLSREGISVVSYDLITNQSSPYIDAAVLNRILLSLC
- a CDS encoding amphi-Trp domain-containing protein, translating into MEKKKIHISGTMPCTLAVSHLDCFLDGLKSGAVVVEEGDKKIVLNPHSEVDLDIEARTKKDMQRLVITMEWCTSETCSRKHDKHRQKHSHGDDTHEHHHEELSGSYAHHEERPHQHDEHGFHSHHHCHGKDEHQLCHTHEHADGHHDLHQQTGCCEDIEHEPHKGCCSKHNFGSVYPYGHEAHEHGYKGCCEGIKHTPHEGCCAEHDYGNGHGKGKAKGGGKSGKKY